A region of Heliangelus exortis chromosome 4, bHelExo1.hap1, whole genome shotgun sequence DNA encodes the following proteins:
- the WRN gene encoding bifunctional 3'-5' exonuclease/ATP-dependent helicase WRN isoform X4 — MSNSDQRLFCVKRDETSGGVKECLASLAEEMTDLASHIPPSSGHLENVQRAAEILAEIAENVNALRSLLFGSSSPSGLERSCPTNLAGESANVEAQKVEVPEFAKQLEGDFNICSDATLAGLWEEDGNEEAERENSAVEGGAAEDKADRGAFMSLDITEQELEILERQAAEELDNEAVPEESSSTDNEQNISSVIESDEELEMEMIKSLETVDDSKGVLTEREPNQARKTDADLNIMLDGDEDEGVEEEEEECLDSLLPEPSESHITSLKTYFGHPSFKLVQWKVIHSVLQDRRDNLVVMATGYGKSLCYQFPPVYTGCTGIVICPLISLMEDQVLQLTMSGVPACLLGSAQSKNIKECIKVGQYRVIYMTPEFCSGNLKLLQDLDQTIGITLIAVDEAHCISEWGHDFRHSYRNLGSLKKTLPLVPIVALTATASPSIREDILKCLNLKNPQVTCTSFDRPNLYLEVGRQSGDIVRDLKQFLARKGNSSAYEFQGPTIIYCPSRKATEQVVSALMNLGVACGAYHAGMGIKQRRETHHQFMRDEIQCVVATVAFGMGINKADVRMVIHYGAPKEMESYYQEIGRAGRDGLPASCHILWTMTDLNFNRHLLSEIRSESFRLYKLKMLAKMEKYLQSNSCRRKIILSHFEDKQLRKVSSGITGTEECCDNCRSRASYCAVSSDSKGGLQDFGKQAHQLLSAVTALEEKFGTRLPILFLRGSNSQRLPERYRRHPLFGGGKEWPENWWKLLCQQLIMEGFLKEVSGHNKFATTCMLTQKGRNWLLQAGSASSASLLLQSSEDLNLQRPTRSSRPLPVLSTQHSPGRGGKTQSPVKQMSLHEMFSYERKSAIPARGNNMLSSAAKCSPVKSPLKPPESAVSSQEKELVSALYGKLLTARQKVANEKAVPPAVLATNKILVEMAQIRPTTLENVKRIDGVSEAKSTMLVPLLDEIKDFCQVNGLQTDTFPTSGPKAQKAASPWKHARGLSPSEHVTYILFQEKNLSVRTISESRSLPLSEVGTHLLQALRAGYPLHLERAGLTPEVQQIISDVIHNPPIASDTTKIQAIRKLVPANIEMYLIQMTIALLEEEARSKSQDGSGVRRMLVWSEGQQEKTDQASRADALWSKTKGNLINPTLKEGAEETHLQAVPSPLLHGKAEQSRQAGSRGAAGCLKPITVASCNQPALDPAEEELADSQPKSSHPTGKRKVPEWFGTSAVPVLPVTQSKKPKAEPRKGIFS; from the exons GGCTGCAGAAATACTTGCTGAAATAGCAGAGAACGTAAATGCCCTAAGAAGCCTGCTGTTTGGTTCAAGTTCCCCTTCTGGTCTGGAGAGAAGCTGCCCAACAAATCTTGCAGGAGAGTCAGCAAATGTTGAAGCACAAAAGGTTGAAGTGCCTGAATTTGCTAAACAGCTTGAAGGTGACTTCAACATCTGCTCTGATGCTACACTAGCTGGCCTCTGGGAGGAAGATGGTAatgaggaggcagagagagaaaactcTGCTGTGGAAGGTGGGGCTGCTGAGGACAAAGCTGACAGAGGTGCCTTCATGTCACTGGACATCACTGAGCAAGAACTTGAGATCTTGGAACGTCAGGCTGCAGAAGAGCTGGACAATGAAGCAGTGCCTGAG gaGTCATCCTCCACAGATAATGAACAGAATATTTCCTCTGTCATTGAAAGTGATGAAGAACTGGAAATGGAGATGATTAAA tctttagaAACTGTGGATGATTCCAAAGGAGTTTTAACAGAAAGAGAACCCAATCAAGCCAGGAAAACTGATGCAGATTTGAATATTATGCTGGATGGTGATGAAGATGAAGGTgttgaggaagaagaggaggagtgTTTGG ATTCCTTGCTGCCAGAACCTAGTGAAAGCCACATCACATCTCTGAAGACTTATTTTGGGCATCCTTCTTTTAAACT GGTCCAGTGGAAAGTGATCCATTCAGTTTTACAAGACAGAAGAGATAATCTTGTTGTCATGGCAACTG GCTATGGAAAGAGCTTGTGCTACCAGTTTCCTCCTGTTTACACTGGATGTACAGGGATTGTCATCTGTCCTCTTATCTCCCTGATGGAGGACCAGGTGCTGCAGCTGAC AATGTCGGGGGTTCCCGCGTGCCTGCTCGGTTCAGCTCAGtcaaaaaacatcaaagaaTGCATCAAAGT GGGTCAGTACAGAGTCATCTACATGACTCCAGAGTTTTGTTCAGGCAACTTAAAGCTGCTTCAGGATCTTGACCAGACTATTG GTATTACCCTCATAGCTGTTGATGAAGCTCATTGCATCTCTGAGTGGGGCCATGACTTCAGACATTCCTATAGAAATTTAGGCTCATTAAAGAAGACTCTGCCACTG GTTCCCATTGTTGCTTTAACTGCAACTGCCAGTCCCTCAATTAGAGAGGACATACTGAAATGTCTGAACCTGAAGAATCCCCAGGTCACATGTACAAGTTTTGACAGACCTAACCTGTACTTAGAAGTTGGACGGCAAAGTGGAGATATCGTTAGGGATTTGAAGCAGTTCCTTGCCAGGAAAGGAAA cagctctgcttaTGAGTTTCAAGGTCCCACCATCATCTACTGCCCTTCAAGGAAGGCTACAGAGCAGGTTGTGTCTGCACTGATGAATCTTGGTGTGGCCTGTGGGGCATACCATGCTGGCATGGGAATCAAGCAAAGGAGAGAGACCCACCACCAGTTCATGAGGGATGAAATTCAG TGTGTTGTGGCTACAGTGGCCTTTGGAATGGGCATCAACAAAGCAGATGTCCGGATGGTTATTCATTATGGTGCCCCCAAGGAAATGGAATCCTATTATCAGGAAATTGGGAGAGCTGGTCGGGATGGGCTTCCTGCCTCTTGTCACATCTTGTGGACTATGACAGACTTGAATTTTAACAG acaTCTGCTAAGTGAGATACGCAGTGAAAGCTTCAGGTTGTACAAACTGAAGATGTTGGCAAAAATGGAGAAGTACCTCCAGTCAAATAGCTGCAGGAGGAA AATCATCCTGTCTCATTTTGAAGACAAACAGCTCCGAAAGGTTTCCTCTGGCATCACGGGCACAGAAGAATGCTGTGATAATTGCAGGTCCAG AGCCTCTTACTGTGCAGTCTCCAGTGACTCAAAAGGTGGTTTGCAGGACTTTGGGAAGCAAGCACATCAGCTGCTGTCTGCAGTCACTGCCCTGGAAGAGAAGTTTGGAACCAGACTTCCCATCCTGTTTCTCCGAGGGTCT AATTCTCAACGTTTGCCAGAGAGATACAGAAGACACCCTCTCTTTGGTGGTGGAAAAGAGTGGCCAGAGAACTGGTGGAAATTGCTCTGCCAACAGCTGATCATGGAAGGGTTCCTGAAAGAAGTCTCTGGGCATAACAAGTTTGCAACCACGTGCATGCTTACCCAGAAG GGTAGAAACTGGCTGCTACAAGCTGGATCTGCCTCAAGTGCAAGTCTCCTGTTACAGTCCAGTGAGGACCTTAATCTGCAGAGACCCACGAGAAG CAGCAGACCTTTACCTGTGCTCTCAACACAGCACTCTccaggcaggggagggaaaaCACAGTCACCAGTCAAGCAG ATGTCTCTGCATGAGATGTTTTCATATGAGAGAAAAAGTGCCATTCCTGCAAGAGGCAATAACATGCTTAGCAG tGCTGCAAAGTGTTCCCCGGTGAAATCTCCTCTGAAGCCCCCAGAATCTGCTGTCTCATCCCAAGAAAAAGAACTAGTG TCTGCTTTGTATGGCAAGCTGCTGACTGCTAGACAGAAGGTAGCTAATGAGAAGGCAGTTCCTCCAGCTGTCCTGGCAACCAACAAGATCCTGGTGGAGATGGCCCAAATAAG GCCTACAACTCTTGAGAATGTGAAGAGGATTGATGGTGTCTCTGAAGCAAAATCCACCATGCTGGTGCCTCTCCTGGATGAAATTAAGGACTTCTGCCAAGTGAATGGTTTGCAG ACTGACACATTCCCCACATCTGGACCTAAAGCTCAGAAAGCAGCATCTCCCTGGAAGCATGCTAGAGGCCTCTCTCCTTCAGAGCATGTCACCTATATCCTGttccaagagaaaaatctctctgTG AGGACTATAAGTGAGAGCAGATCTCTGCCACTCTCTGAGGTTGGCACCCACCTGCTCCAGGCATTGAGAGCTGGCTACCCTCTCCACCTGGAGCGAGCAGGTTTGACTCCTGAAGTCCAACAGATCATTTCTGATGTGATCCACAACCCTCCCATTGCCTCAG acaCCACCAAAATTCAAGCCATCAGGAAACTTGTCCCAGCAAATATTGAAATGTATCTCATCCAAATGACTATTGCACTGTTGGAAGAAGAGGCCAGAAGTAAGTCTCAGGATGGCTCAGGTGTCAGAAGGATGTTGGTGTGGTCAGAAgggcagcaagaaaaaacagatcAAGCAAGCAGGGCAGATGCCTTGTGGAGTAAAACAAAG GGTAATTTAATCAATCCAACCTtgaaggaaggagctgaggaaacCCATCTGCAGGCAGTGCCTTCACCTCTG CTGCACGGGaaggctgagcagagcaggcaggcaggcagcagggggGCAGCAGGCTGCCTGAAGCCCATCACCGTGGCCTCCTGCAACCAGCCTGCCCTCGACCCAGCCGAGGAGGAGCTCGCTGACTCTCAGCCAAAG AGCTCTCATCCCACTGGTAAGAGGAAGGTGCCAGAATGGTTTGGAACTTCAGCAGTGCCTGTTCTACCTGTAACCCAGAGCAAGAAACCCAAAGCAGAGCCCAGAAAGGGCATTTTTAGTTAA